GCAAATCACTATACAACCCCAATCCTATGCAACATTGATATTATGACTGTAATCATCTAATGAAAAGGAAGCCAGAATCAATGTAACAAAGGTAAGAAACCTAAAGTGAGTTACCTTCATGTTGGAAGTGGTCCATAGTAATCAACGTTCTCTCCTGAGCTGAAGAAGACCACAAACGCAGCTAAGATACCCCAAATGATGAAACTCAAAAGCACAACGCGGAATTTCATAGTAACAATTCTATCGACCCAGCTCCTTTCTTCAGAAGAGACAACTGAGCAGATCAATTTCTTAAGCTCATTGATCTCCGCACGCAAGGATTGCACAGAAGCAGACAAGTCCACAATCGAATGGATCTGATCAGTCGAAGAAGTGTCAATACGAGCCTCCACACTAGTAGTAATGGTTGAAACTGTAGAATCATCAGTCGGGAGGCAAATCTCTGGCGTTGACGAGAAGTCTAGCTTCGATCCTTGGATAACACTCTGAAGAGAACATCATAATTCGAGTATCATCAGAGAGTACCCAAACACCAAATCGCTACGATTAAGGTTTAATTCTTCCTATTCGTTATCAATCACATACCCAATCGAttcaatttccaaaaataaacatCCGAATATGAACAGATCTGGGCGTTTGCAAAATAACAGATAAGAAAACATCGACGGAAACGAAACCTAGTTTAAAAACGCGGAGAGAAGCTAACCTCAGCCTCGGAATCAGAGATCGCGCTAGAAATCTGAGAGATAGGAGTAGATTCGATCGGATCCTTCGTGCTCTCAAAAGAAACGTCGGAAAAGGTAGCGCTCTGTCTCTTCTCCGCAACCTTCAGTtcagagaagcaaaaaaaattgattggaAATCTCAGTAGTACgatggaaggaagaagaaacaatggcGATTTCAAGGATTGAATTTACCTTGCGATTCTTCATCTCTGGATCCTTGACTCTCTTAGCTCCGAGATCGGATGAGCGCGCGAAGTTTTTCCTGGGGATTTGAATatccttcatctctctctccaatgttttcaaatttggaGCTCGTCAATGTTTTCGTAAGTGAAATCGTGTGTGAAGAAGTGTGTGAACTAGAAAATATCAAGCAAGATATTTTTGTAGTGCGCTTCTCTTCCATGGGCTAAGGGCCAGTACGCATCTCTTTCATGGGCTAATAAGGGCCGATAACAATTTGATGTAAGGCCCAATATAGATCGTTATCAACCAAATAAACCGTCCGATTTTTGGTTCAATTGAGGTTCAATTGagttgtttcagtttttttgggTTCGGTTTAACTTATTATGGGTTGGTTTAGGACAGTTatctaaattaaaattgaaataaaacggtttgaacttgaatCCGGCTCGGTTTGGTATTTTGACCGGATAGCTTTAAGCTGCCTTTATTAGGGTTTCTAACGTTGAAGATTGAACACTTTTCGAACCTCAAAATCTCTCTGTTGCCGGAGATATCATTCACCGAaacttaaaagaagaagaaagagagagaagagttagaAGCAATGGAGGGAACAGATGAAGCTGGTGCGGAGATAGCGATTGATTCAAAGGACTTACAGCAACAAAGCAAAGCTTTCGACAAGCTTACCGATCGTGTCGAGGATCGCCAGCTCGATTCGTCTCGTGTTCAATcggtttgtttctcttttctctttcgtAGTTTAGTAGTTTTGATTTGGGAATAAATTGGGAAATCTGTAAAATATTTGAGCTCAGTTAGTAAATTGAAATGTCGGTGTTGTGTTTCAGGCTATGGCTTCGATTGCTGCTTCTAGGGAGGCTGATCTGAATGCTAAGAGattgaggtaaaaaaaaaaaaaacccttagcTTTCTTGTGTTCTAAATTCTGGGAAAGGAGATGATTAAGGAAGCTATAACATAAGTTAAACccgtttgttttcttctaatcaTATTTTAGAACTAAGTTGATACTGTTCAAGTAATGTGTCTGTATAAATTGATGGTACACTTAAAGGCTATCTATTTAGTAGATCAAGAGAGTGAATTTTAGAGAttctgtttgtttctttacttgGTACACTTGAAGTCTAACTAGTTAGTAGACTAAGAGAGTGAATTTTAGAGGATCTGTTTGTTTCATGGCATTAGTCACATGAAGGTAGTAGTATTGACGCCATATTTATCAGTTGTGCTGTAACAGCTTTTACAAGAGAATACAGTGAGAAATGAGAATGGTAAACGAAACAAGTGGCAGTTATGTGATCTAGTGTGAAACTCATCTTTCGGAAAAGATGAGAAGATAGAATTAGACTTCTTTTTCGTTGTATTAGATTGATAGTTTGCTGGAATACTATGCAGGGAGAAAGAACTGGCTTCTGTGAAGATCaatgctgaagatgttgagattaTTATGAACGAACTAGAGGTTagcttttttccttttatccATCACAAGCTTAAACATGTATACTTATGCCTGTGTGCACGAAGCTCAAAAGTTTGTCTCATTTGTAAATAAGCAGCTGGAAAAAAATGTGGTGGAAAGAACCCTAAGGGAGCATAAAGGGGATGCAGTTGCTGCGACTAGGGAATTGCTTTCTCGATATCCTCTATGATAggccatctttctttcttttttcttacttccaaggtttttttgtttgtgtgagaGGTTGAGAGATCCAAGTCTCCAAATATTTAATTGAGTTGAAGTTGTCTATTGCTGAATCAATCTCTCTTAAGATGCCCTGAATACAGGTACAATTCATTCTGGGGTGGTGTTTTGTGTTTCTATCTTattatcaaaacttttaagaaaGTTGTTCCTGATTTACTTGGTCTTGGAGCTGTAAAAAGCATGTGGGATTATCATGTAACATTAGTATTACTgtcaaagcaaaagaaaacaaaactgaaatagTTGGTAGTAAAAGATTAAAATGAGTATGATTCATTCTTATATTGGATACAACGAGAACTTGCAAGTTCCAACCAAAGACATTCAAAACCAGATATTTGTTGATTAACAAACTTCCAAGTTCTAATTTGACAACCTTTCCACGTGAGTTTGCATACTTTGGCCTAATTCCAATAGATACaactacataaataaaaaatcccCCCATTGGTATCACCACATTCACTCATAACTGGGGTTCTAAATCCCTTTTGTTTCCTCTCACTGTACAACATATCATCAAATCTGTCACTCTTCAAGGCATTAACATTTAGTATGCATATAATCTCAATAACATATGCAAGTGCAATCTCTTGCCCATCTAACCAACTAGCGCGTGGTATTTTTGCAATCAACCTCACATCATATTCCTTTCACGCACTTCCTTTAAGCTTTCACaatagaaagagagagcagAAGCCAACCACCGAAATTACAGTAACTAACCTGAGCCATACGTTGTTTTTTGTAGTTTGTGTAATGACCCGAATACATCACACAACACATGTCTCAGAATTTCAGTGGCTGTCTCTGCTCACAGTCTCCTCCACGTTGCCATTACACCATCCTACTGTTACTGCTCAAAATTAGACCAATTCTctatctttctctgttttcatgAACGTCTTTAGAGTCTTGAAGCAGTGCGTTGAGgaacaaaaaggcaaaaaaatttcttctctttAGCTGTCCTTAAGAAGAGAGTTGTCAGATAATGCAGCACGAGTCGCTTGGAACTGTATGGTATACTTTCTTTGTAGGTCTCTTAGTTTCTCCATCAGTTCTTGGAATGTAGGTCTCAGCTTTGTATCGCTGCCATGTGGGACAGACCAAAATTGACACAGATCAATGTCAGCATTCGCCGTGAAATATGTAGAACACTTAAATTAACGAGAACCATAATAACTAAAGGCTACACAGAGATTAATGCATGTTCCCTATGTTAATGTACCTGTGCCAACAGCTCTCCATTAATGAGATCCAACGAGGATCAATGTCTTTGGGGATTTCCAGCCTCTGGTTCATGAACCCCACAGCTCCAATCACCTGCACATATTTTCAAATAAGTGTCTCTCCATACTTTGATTTGTGTATGTGTAACAAGAGGAAATGCAGTGAGACTTAAAACGAAAATTTTCAGCAAGCAGGTCGAGAAAGGGAGTTAGGACATCAAATTCGTAGAGATGTTGTAAAATATACCTTCTAAGTAtctaaacaatatataaaataacatttcactTGTATCAGTATATTTTAAGGCCAGTACAATGGTTCCTATGATTTTCACAGATCTACCCTGAAACCAATCTTTTGACATAAAGATTCTTGTTAAGTTTCTTAAGCATAATTGATAGCACAGAAAATTTGAATTAGTGATCTCTAGGCCAGATTGTCAATTGGagacatcttcttcttatttctctATCTATCAAAAACGATACCTGCATCGAGTTGAGAGTTTCCCATGGGATCTTCTCAGTGGCGAGCTCCCATAGTACTACTCCAAAGCTGTAAATGTCAGACCTGTATCAATGAATTAGAGATGGTTAGCGATGAAGgctaaaaatatcaattaatcaAGGGaacttaattaaagaaaaaacagaagtaTACTTCTCATCAGCAGACTCATTTCGAAGAACTTCTGGTGCCATCCATTGAGGCTGCATAACCATTAAAAATTCAATAACGATCACTGTGAGAGATTGAATATAATTGAAGATCTGAAACAAGGAGAGTCTAGGTTAAGTACCGTTCCCTTCCCAGACTTGCTGGTTAAGTATGTTTCATGCTTGATACGAGAGAGACCAAAGTCAGCTACCTGTCACATATGTCGCTGTAAGTTGACGATGTTTCTAGTTCTATTTTGGAGATCTGAGTctcacttttccttttttttttctttctaaagctTAGTTTTCTTTGAGAAAGCTATATAATCATTATgaatatgaaaacttataatTATCTGGATTATAGGAACGTAAGTGTATCTCAAGATAAGTATCTTACTTTAACAGTCCAGTTCCTGTCTACCAGCAGATTTGATGACTTCAGATCACGATGGATAATGGGTGGACTACAATGGTGAAGATAATTCATACCGCGAGCCTGTGTGAAGAATTATGTAATATGTTCGATGAGATGAACGGTGACTAAGTCAAATATGGGGGAAATaaggatcacaaaacaaataatacaaaGAAGGATCACACGTCAAAAACGTGTAACTAACACTCACAATGTCTAAGGCCATATGGATACGCCGTCTCCAATCCAGTTTTGACGTGCTCCTCTGTAATAGACGGAAGAGACTTCCACTGCAAATAGTGATTCAAATGATTAGGGGCATGGATCAGAGTATGGTTTGAGGGCCgaaaaaagtaaaatgaaagTGAGAGATATAATTATAAGAGATGAGACCGAACCGTGGAAGAAACTCGGACACTATACAGAGGCGCTGAGGTGAAGTCACAGCTCCCATAAACAGCAGGACATTAGGGTGTCTGAGTCTTTTCATCAACAACACCTTTACAATAACACAAGACCAACATATATAACTTAGAATATGGAATTAACTATTCTCAgaaattattcatttttcagTGCGATGCAGTTTGTAAGTGAATATTTTGTTAGTACAGAAAATTGTTGTAGTTGAAGAAGCAATCTGACTACTAGGAAATGAAAGACAAGAGTTAGAAACCAATATAAATGTCAACGGTCTATTTTCCAAAACTATACTCAGAGCAATCACTGTGGAGAAGGGATTAAAAATGACACCTCTTGTTTGAAAGATTCTATGACCTCTTCTGAATATTCTTGTTTGGA
The Camelina sativa cultivar DH55 chromosome 15, Cs, whole genome shotgun sequence DNA segment above includes these coding regions:
- the LOC104744829 gene encoding uncharacterized protein LOC104744829, whose protein sequence is MKDIQIPRKNFARSSDLGAKRVKDPEMKNRKVAEKRQSATFSDVSFESTKDPIESTPISQISSAISDSEAESVIQGSKLDFSSTPEICLPTDDSTVSTITTSVEARIDTSSTDQIHSIVDLSASVQSLRAEINELKKLICSVVSSEERSWVDRIVTMKFRVVLLSFIIWGILAAFVVFFSSGENVDYYGPLPT
- the LOC104744830 gene encoding huntingtin-interacting protein K, whose translation is MEGTDEAGAEIAIDSKDLQQQSKAFDKLTDRVEDRQLDSSRVQSAMASIAASREADLNAKRLREKELASVKINAEDVEIIMNELELEKNVVERTLREHKGDAVAATRELLSRYPL
- the LOC104744831 gene encoding serine/threonine-protein kinase EDR1-like isoform X2; its protein translation is MRAGDNSATLSEGGSEDSHYSDHGVFGATLADHRDDAASSGASTPRGDFIQSPFGVFTCKDEKLSSKPFKDSSDESDGKPAIHKVLTSKAEEWMVKKGLSWPWKVNEQEGSKGRPTHSVWPWVQNEQEKEKSLQIHPFAGVESESPPFESNKPINNEASSLWSSSVNANSTSSASSCGSTKSSVMNKVDTDSESLEYEILWDDLTIGEQIGQGSCGTVYHGLWFGSDVAVKVFSKQEYSEEVIESFKQEVLLMKRLRHPNVLLFMGAVTSPQRLCIVSEFLPRGSLFRLLQRSTSKLDWRRRIHMALDIARGMNYLHHCSPPIIHRDLKSSNLLVDRNWTVKVADFGLSRIKHETYLTSKSGKGTPQWMAPEVLRNESADEKSDIYSFGVVLWELATEKIPWETLNSMQVIGAVGFMNQRLEIPKDIDPRWISLMESCWHSDTKLRPTFQELMEKLRDLQRKYTIQFQATRAALSDNSLLKDS